In Pseudomonas sp. PDM14, a genomic segment contains:
- a CDS encoding metal-dependent hydrolase: protein MDSITQAVLGATIQGSLLGRWQGRRALLYGALLATVPDMDVLMDYGDAVWDMTFHRGFSHSLFVLTSLAFLLTWLARRFRPHPGYSTQRLFLTLWLVLITHPLLDAFTSYGTQLFWPLATAPIAWSTVFIIDPLYTVPLLLAVGIALFSGLYGKRARLPAIALGLSSLYLAFTVAGKWMAEERVEALAAREGIKAEQVFSAPTPFNSLLWRVVVIDGEDYHEALTGWFDREPPHLERLPRGTALAETLQASPQYQRLFWFTQGVLRYDQVGAQLLVTDLRLGMTGFHPFRFVFAEQREGRWQVFNPVQRLPFSRGDLQHLHALWLRIWDERQTISLQQWATALRTIP, encoded by the coding sequence CTCCTCGGCCGCTGGCAGGGCCGCCGCGCCCTGCTCTACGGCGCCCTGCTGGCCACCGTGCCGGACATGGACGTGCTGATGGACTACGGCGACGCCGTCTGGGACATGACCTTCCACCGCGGTTTCAGCCACTCGCTGTTCGTCCTCACCAGCCTGGCCTTTCTGCTGACCTGGCTGGCGCGGCGTTTCCGCCCGCACCCTGGCTACTCGACGCAACGCCTGTTCCTCACCCTCTGGCTGGTACTGATCACCCACCCGCTGCTGGATGCCTTCACCAGCTACGGTACGCAGTTGTTCTGGCCGCTGGCGACGGCGCCGATCGCTTGGTCGACGGTGTTCATCATCGACCCGCTCTACACCGTGCCCCTGTTGCTGGCGGTCGGTATCGCGCTGTTCAGCGGCCTGTACGGCAAACGTGCGCGCTTGCCAGCCATCGCCCTGGGCCTGTCGAGCCTGTACCTGGCCTTCACCGTCGCCGGCAAGTGGATGGCCGAGGAGCGCGTGGAAGCCCTGGCCGCGCGCGAAGGAATCAAGGCCGAGCAGGTGTTCAGCGCCCCCACGCCGTTCAACAGCCTGCTCTGGCGGGTGGTGGTGATCGATGGCGAGGATTATCACGAAGCGCTCACCGGCTGGTTCGACCGTGAGCCGCCGCACCTGGAACGCCTGCCACGCGGCACCGCCCTGGCCGAGACACTGCAGGCATCGCCGCAGTACCAGCGGCTGTTCTGGTTCACCCAGGGCGTGCTGCGCTACGACCAGGTCGGCGCGCAGCTGCTGGTCACCGACCTGCGCCTGGGCATGACCGGCTTCCACCCGTTCCGCTTCGTCTTCGCCGAACAGCGCGAAGGCCGCTGGCAGGTGTTCAACCCGGTGCAGCGCCTGCCGTTCTCGCGCGGCGACCTGCAGCACCTGCATGCGCTGTGGCTGCGCATCTGGGACGAACGCCAGACCATCTCCCTGCAGCAATGGGCCACCGCCCTGCGCACGATTCCCTGA
- a CDS encoding methyl-accepting chemotaxis protein codes for MEQMIQNIAQIADHASNAKDISAQSEQLAGSGGQVILGVVEGMSRIADAVNQSSATITALGQSSEEIHSIIQVIKSIAEQTNLLALNAAIEAARAGEAGRGFAVVADEVRNLALRTAQSTQEITGMIERIRSSTEQAVQSMQTGVTRVNDGVGLARQAGESINEIRGGAHRAAEVVEEISHTIGEQSKASNEVAQRVEQIAQMAQQNTRTVNELADAARHLDRVARSMQSSVLQFQT; via the coding sequence ATGGAGCAGATGATCCAGAACATCGCCCAGATCGCCGACCACGCGAGCAACGCCAAGGACATCTCCGCGCAATCCGAACAGCTGGCCGGCAGCGGTGGTCAGGTGATTCTCGGCGTGGTCGAAGGCATGAGCCGCATCGCCGACGCGGTCAACCAGTCCTCGGCGACCATCACCGCGCTGGGTCAGTCGTCCGAGGAAATCCATTCGATCATCCAGGTAATCAAGAGCATCGCAGAGCAGACCAACCTGCTCGCCCTCAACGCCGCCATCGAAGCCGCGCGTGCCGGCGAGGCCGGGCGCGGCTTTGCCGTGGTTGCCGACGAGGTGCGCAACCTGGCTTTGCGCACCGCGCAGTCGACCCAGGAAATCACCGGCATGATCGAGCGCATCCGCTCCAGCACCGAGCAGGCCGTGCAGAGCATGCAGACCGGGGTGACGCGGGTGAACGACGGTGTCGGCCTGGCGCGCCAGGCGGGCGAGTCGATCAACGAGATCCGCGGTGGCGCGCACCGCGCCGCCGAAGTGGTCGAGGAGATTTCCCACACCATCGGCGAGCAGAGCAAGGCCAGCAACGAAGTGGCCCAGCGCGTCGAGCAGATCGCCCAGATGGCGCAGCAGAACACCCGCACGGTGAACGAGCTGGCCGACGCCGCCCGCCACCTGGACCGCGTGGCGCGCAGCATGCAGAGTTCGGTGCTGCAGTTTCAGACCTGA
- a CDS encoding amino acid permease, with protein sequence MTRETLHTGPLTRGLKNRHIQLIALGGAIGTGLFLGSAGVMQSAGPSMILGYAIGGFIAFLIMRQLGEMIVEEPVAGSFSHFAHAYWGPFAGFLSGWNYWVLYVLVGMAELTAVGKYVQYWWPEIPTWATAAVFFILINAINLTNVKAFGEAEFWFAIIKVVAIIGMILIGGYLLISGAGGEQASISNLWSHGGFFPNGITGLVMMMAIIMFSFGGLELVGITAAEAAEPKKVIPKAINQVVYRILIFYIGALTILLSLYPWDSLVATLNAGGDSYGSSPFVQIFSLIGSDTAAHILNFVVLTAALSVYNSCVYCNSRMLYGLADQGNAPKSLLKVDKRGVPVLAIFSSAVVTLLCVAVNYLLPKSALELLMSLVVAALVINWAMISLAHLKFRKAMAAKGVDTSFKAFWFPFANYLCLAFVVFILGVMLFIDGIRMSVYAIPLWLLFIWACYRIKQSSAAVPVGTSAS encoded by the coding sequence ATGACGCGTGAAACGCTGCACACCGGCCCGCTCACCCGCGGCCTGAAAAATCGCCATATCCAGCTGATCGCCCTCGGTGGCGCCATCGGCACCGGTCTGTTCCTCGGCTCGGCCGGGGTCATGCAATCGGCCGGTCCATCGATGATCCTCGGTTACGCCATCGGTGGCTTCATCGCCTTCCTGATCATGCGCCAGCTCGGCGAGATGATCGTCGAGGAGCCCGTCGCCGGCTCCTTCAGCCACTTCGCCCACGCCTACTGGGGCCCGTTCGCCGGCTTCCTCTCCGGCTGGAACTACTGGGTGCTCTACGTGCTGGTCGGCATGGCTGAACTCACCGCGGTGGGCAAGTACGTGCAGTACTGGTGGCCGGAAATCCCCACCTGGGCCACCGCCGCGGTGTTCTTCATCCTGATCAACGCGATCAACCTGACCAACGTCAAAGCCTTCGGCGAGGCCGAGTTCTGGTTCGCCATCATCAAGGTGGTGGCGATCATCGGCATGATCCTGATCGGCGGCTACCTGCTGATCAGCGGCGCCGGCGGCGAGCAGGCCTCGATCAGCAACCTGTGGAGCCACGGCGGGTTCTTCCCCAACGGCATCACCGGGCTGGTGATGATGATGGCGATCATCATGTTCTCCTTCGGTGGCCTGGAGCTGGTCGGCATCACTGCCGCCGAGGCCGCCGAGCCGAAGAAGGTGATTCCCAAGGCCATCAACCAGGTGGTCTACCGCATCCTGATCTTCTACATCGGTGCGCTGACCATCCTGCTCTCGCTGTACCCGTGGGACAGCCTGGTTGCCACGCTGAACGCCGGCGGCGACTCCTACGGCAGCAGCCCGTTCGTGCAGATCTTCTCGTTGATCGGCAGCGACACCGCGGCGCACATCCTCAACTTCGTCGTGCTCACCGCCGCGCTGTCGGTCTACAACAGCTGCGTGTACTGCAACAGCCGCATGCTCTACGGCCTGGCCGACCAGGGCAACGCGCCGAAGTCGCTGCTCAAGGTCGACAAGCGCGGCGTGCCGGTGCTGGCGATCTTCTCCTCGGCGGTGGTCACGCTGCTCTGCGTGGCGGTCAACTACCTGCTGCCGAAAAGCGCCCTGGAGCTGCTGATGTCGCTGGTGGTCGCGGCGCTGGTGATCAACTGGGCGATGATCAGCCTGGCCCACCTGAAATTCCGCAAGGCCATGGCCGCCAAGGGTGTGGACACCAGCTTCAAGGCCTTCTGGTTCCCGTTCGCCAACTACCTGTGCCTGGCGTTCGTGGTGTTCATCCTCGGCGTGATGCTGTTCATCGACGGCATCCGCATGTCGGTCTACGCGATTCCGCTGTGGCTGCTGTTCATCTGGGCCTGCTACCGGATCAAACAGTCGAGCGCGGCGGTGCCAGTGGGAACCTCGGCCAGCTGA
- the maiA gene encoding maleylacetoacetate isomerase gives MLTLYGYWRSSAAYRVRIALNLKGLGYRQVPVHLVKDGGQQHAPEYLALNPQGLLPLLVDEVNDGVRIAQSLAILEYLDEVFPVPALLPSDPAQRAQVRALALHIACDIHPLNNLRVLQYLSAELGVADAAKGDWYRHWVATGLAAVEQGLAALPGRLSLGERPGYLEACLIPQVYNARRFNCDLHAYPRILDIAARCEPLAAFAQAAPEVQADAQ, from the coding sequence ATGTTGACCCTATACGGCTACTGGCGCTCCAGCGCCGCCTACCGTGTACGCATCGCCCTCAACCTCAAGGGCCTGGGCTACCGCCAGGTACCGGTGCACCTGGTCAAGGATGGCGGGCAGCAGCACGCCCCGGAGTACCTCGCGCTCAATCCCCAGGGCCTGCTGCCGCTGCTGGTCGACGAGGTCAATGACGGCGTGCGCATCGCCCAGTCGCTGGCGATTCTCGAATACCTGGACGAGGTCTTCCCGGTGCCGGCACTGCTGCCGTCCGACCCGGCGCAGCGGGCCCAGGTGCGCGCGCTGGCGCTGCACATCGCCTGCGATATCCACCCGCTGAACAACCTGCGCGTGCTGCAGTACCTGTCCGCCGAGCTCGGTGTGGCCGACGCGGCCAAGGGTGACTGGTACCGGCACTGGGTGGCCACTGGCCTGGCGGCAGTCGAGCAGGGCCTGGCGGCGCTGCCCGGTCGCCTGTCGCTGGGTGAGCGTCCGGGTTATCTGGAAGCCTGTCTGATTCCACAGGTGTACAATGCGCGGCGTTTTAACTGTGACCTCCATGCGTATCCGCGCATTCTCGATATTGCCGCCCGCTGTGAACCCCTCGCTGCCTTCGCCCAGGCGGCTCCGGAGGTGCAGGCAGACGCGCAGTAA
- a CDS encoding fumarylacetoacetate hydrolase family protein, giving the protein MKLASLNQGRDGVLLVVSRDLSRAVKVPQIAATLQAALDDWSIKGPHLEAMYQRLNDGLCEDAFVFDQRDCHSPLPRAYHWADGSAYVNHVELVRKARGAEMPESFWHDPLMYQGGADSFIPPHSPIQLGDEAWGIDLEAELAVITDDVPMGASAAEAAGHIRLLMLVNDVSLRNLIPGELAKGFGFYQSKPSSSFSPVAVTPDELGEAWKDGKVHRPLVSHINAQLFGQPDAGTDMTFNFPTLVAHAAKTRPLGSGTIIGSGTVSNYDRSAGSSCLAEKRMLEIVEQGEARTPFLKFGDRVRIEMFDAADESIFGAIDQVVQKYQR; this is encoded by the coding sequence ATGAAACTCGCATCACTGAATCAAGGCCGCGACGGCGTGCTGCTGGTGGTTTCCCGCGACCTGAGCCGGGCGGTCAAGGTGCCGCAGATCGCCGCGACCCTGCAGGCCGCGCTGGATGACTGGTCGATCAAGGGCCCGCATCTGGAGGCCATGTACCAGCGCCTCAACGACGGCCTCTGCGAGGACGCCTTCGTCTTCGACCAACGCGACTGCCACAGCCCGTTGCCGCGGGCCTATCACTGGGCCGATGGCAGTGCCTACGTCAACCACGTCGAGCTGGTGCGCAAGGCGCGTGGCGCGGAAATGCCGGAGAGCTTCTGGCACGACCCGCTGATGTACCAGGGCGGCGCGGACAGTTTCATCCCGCCGCACAGCCCGATCCAGCTTGGTGACGAAGCCTGGGGTATCGACCTGGAGGCCGAGCTGGCGGTGATCACCGACGACGTGCCGATGGGCGCCAGCGCTGCCGAGGCGGCCGGGCACATTCGCCTGCTGATGCTGGTCAACGACGTGTCGCTGCGCAACCTGATCCCCGGTGAGCTGGCCAAGGGCTTCGGCTTTTACCAGAGCAAGCCATCGTCGAGCTTCTCGCCGGTGGCGGTGACCCCGGACGAGCTGGGCGAGGCCTGGAAGGATGGCAAGGTGCACCGGCCGCTGGTGTCGCATATCAACGCGCAGCTGTTCGGCCAGCCGGACGCCGGCACCGACATGACCTTCAATTTCCCGACCCTGGTCGCCCATGCGGCCAAGACCCGGCCACTGGGCAGCGGCACCATCATCGGCTCGGGCACCGTGTCCAACTATGACCGCAGCGCCGGCTCCTCCTGCCTGGCGGAGAAACGCATGCTGGAGATCGTCGAGCAGGGCGAGGCGCGCACGCCGTTTCTGAAGTTCGGCGACCGGGTGCGCATCGAGATGTTCGATGCCGCCGACGAGAGCATCTTCGGCGCCATCGACCAGGTTGTGCAGAAGTACCAGCGGTAG
- a CDS encoding homogentisate 1,2-dioxygenase — translation MSRKWISFPLREGDCSRQAHCDFPQDTYEREMGREGFFGPVTHLHHKHPPTGWVDWQGPLRPHAFNFNAIASERDCPLQAPLTLHNADVQLRIWKTNGAMRHLVRNSDGDELLFVHEGAGHFYCDFGHLEYRDGDYLMIPRGTAWRIEATQPTFMLLIENSDGAYMLPDKGLLGPQAIFDPAVLDHPRLDEAFKAQQDENPWQVRIKRRNQISTVTFPYNPLDVVGWHGDNTVVRLNWRDIRPLMSHRYHLPPSAHTTFVANGFVVCTFTPRPVESDPGALKVPFFHNNDDYDEVLFYHRGNFFSRDNIEQGMVTFHPCGFPHGPHPKALKKAQVDPATFIDEVAVMIDTRRALEVGEAAAGVEVAEYVNSWRAPGKQG, via the coding sequence ATGAGCCGGAAATGGATCAGCTTTCCCCTACGCGAGGGCGACTGTTCGCGTCAGGCGCATTGCGATTTTCCGCAGGACACCTACGAGCGCGAGATGGGCCGCGAGGGCTTCTTCGGCCCGGTGACCCACCTACACCACAAGCACCCGCCCACCGGCTGGGTCGACTGGCAGGGGCCGCTGCGCCCGCACGCGTTCAACTTCAACGCCATCGCCAGCGAACGCGACTGCCCGTTGCAGGCGCCGCTGACGCTGCACAACGCCGACGTGCAGCTGCGTATCTGGAAGACTAACGGCGCCATGCGCCACCTGGTGCGCAACAGCGACGGTGACGAGCTGCTGTTCGTCCACGAGGGCGCCGGGCATTTCTACTGCGACTTCGGCCACCTCGAGTACCGCGACGGCGACTACCTGATGATCCCGCGCGGCACCGCTTGGCGCATCGAGGCCACGCAGCCGACCTTCATGCTGCTGATCGAGAACAGCGACGGCGCCTACATGCTGCCGGACAAGGGCCTGCTCGGTCCGCAGGCGATCTTCGACCCGGCGGTACTCGACCATCCGCGCCTCGACGAGGCGTTCAAGGCGCAGCAGGACGAGAACCCCTGGCAGGTGCGGATCAAGCGGCGCAACCAGATCAGCACCGTGACCTTTCCCTACAACCCGCTGGACGTGGTCGGCTGGCACGGCGACAACACCGTGGTACGCCTCAACTGGCGCGACATCCGCCCGCTGATGAGCCACCGCTACCACCTGCCGCCATCGGCGCACACCACCTTCGTCGCCAATGGCTTCGTCGTCTGCACCTTCACCCCGCGCCCGGTCGAGTCTGATCCCGGTGCGCTCAAGGTGCCGTTCTTCCACAACAACGACGACTACGACGAGGTGTTGTTCTACCACCGGGGCAACTTCTTCAGCCGCGACAACATCGAACAGGGGATGGTGACGTTTCATCCCTGTGGTTTCCCCCATGGCCCGCATCCGAAGGCGCTGAAGAAGGCCCAGGTTGACCCGGCGACCTTCATCGACGAGGTGGCGGTGATGATCGACACCCGCCGCGCGCTGGAGGTTGGCGAAGCCGCGGCCGGGGTGGAGGTGGCCGAGTATGTGAACTCGTGGCGGGCGCCAGGCAAACAAGGCTGA
- the hppD gene encoding 4-hydroxyphenylpyruvate dioxygenase: MNAVAKIEQHNPIGTDGFEFVEFTAPSAEGIQQLRALFSAMGFTETAKHRSKEVWLFQQHGINIVLNGSPTGHVRAFGEKHGPSACAMAFRVKNAAQAAAYVESQGATLVGSHANFGELNIPCVEGIGGSLLYLVDRYPDESGGKSIYDVDFEYIEGRGPNDNAVGLQLIDHLTHNVKRGQMDVWSGFYERIAGFREIRYFDIEGKLTGLFSRAMTAPCGKIRIPINESADDKSQIEEFIREYHGEGIQHIALSTDDIYATVRKLRANGVDFMTTPDTYYEKVDSRVAGHGEPLAQLRELNLLIDGAPGVGTPGVDTSEDDGILLQIFTNTVIGPIFFEIIQRKGNQGFGEGNFKALFESIEEDQVRRGVIAED; this comes from the coding sequence ATGAACGCCGTGGCCAAGATCGAACAACACAATCCCATCGGCACCGACGGCTTCGAGTTCGTCGAATTCACTGCCCCCAGCGCCGAGGGCATCCAGCAGCTGCGCGCGCTGTTCAGCGCCATGGGCTTCACCGAAACCGCCAAGCACCGCTCCAAGGAGGTCTGGCTGTTCCAGCAGCACGGCATCAACATCGTGCTCAACGGCAGCCCCACCGGCCACGTGCGCGCCTTCGGCGAGAAGCACGGGCCGAGCGCCTGCGCCATGGCCTTCCGGGTGAAGAACGCCGCCCAGGCCGCCGCCTACGTCGAGTCCCAGGGCGCGACCCTGGTCGGCAGCCACGCCAACTTCGGCGAATTGAACATTCCCTGCGTCGAGGGTATCGGCGGCTCCTTGCTGTACCTGGTCGACCGGTATCCGGACGAGAGCGGTGGCAAGAGCATCTACGACGTCGACTTCGAGTACATCGAAGGCCGCGGGCCGAACGACAACGCGGTCGGCCTGCAGCTGATCGACCACCTCACGCACAACGTCAAGCGCGGGCAGATGGATGTCTGGTCCGGCTTCTACGAGCGCATCGCCGGCTTTCGCGAGATCCGCTACTTCGACATCGAAGGCAAGCTCACCGGCCTGTTCTCCCGCGCCATGACCGCGCCGTGCGGCAAGATCCGCATCCCGATCAACGAGTCGGCCGACGACAAGTCGCAGATCGAGGAATTCATCCGCGAGTACCACGGCGAGGGCATCCAGCACATCGCCCTGTCCACCGACGACATCTACGCAACGGTGCGCAAGCTGCGCGCCAACGGCGTGGACTTCATGACCACGCCGGACACCTATTATGAAAAGGTCGACAGCCGCGTGGCCGGCCACGGCGAGCCCCTGGCGCAACTGCGCGAACTGAACCTGCTGATCGATGGTGCGCCGGGCGTCGGCACGCCGGGCGTCGATACGTCGGAGGACGACGGCATCCTGCTGCAGATCTTCACCAACACGGTGATCGGCCCGATCTTCTTCGAGATCATCCAGCGCAAGGGCAACCAGGGCTTCGGCGAAGGCAACTTCAAGGCGCTGTTCGAATCCATCGAGGAGGATCAGGTACGGCGTGGCGTGATCGCCGAGGACTGA
- a CDS encoding AraC family transcriptional regulator — protein MARAVPPDLSNTEVPLRALARSYPRGLYIEPHEHEWGQLLYAMSGIMWVETPGEALLVPPQRGVWLPPGVVHGIRVVSELEMRNIYLRPQLAQSLASEVQVFEVRPLLRELVLALVEQERQSDPAYYTALAELTVQELHRARRSQLRVSLPDGADRRLLHLCQAVMAAPSLAISFEQHAADAGASVRTLSRLLLRELGMGFAEWRRQVQLATAAAALIQGVPVSRIARELGYQPASFSDMFRRELGMTPSAYRAGS, from the coding sequence ATGGCCCGCGCCGTTCCCCCCGACCTGAGCAACACCGAGGTGCCCCTGCGAGCCCTCGCCCGCAGCTACCCGCGTGGCCTGTACATCGAGCCGCACGAGCACGAATGGGGCCAGCTGCTCTACGCCATGTCCGGGATCATGTGGGTGGAAACTCCGGGCGAGGCCCTGCTGGTACCGCCGCAGCGTGGCGTGTGGCTGCCACCCGGCGTGGTCCACGGCATTCGCGTGGTCTCCGAGCTGGAGATGCGCAACATCTATCTGCGCCCACAACTGGCGCAGTCGCTGGCCAGCGAGGTGCAGGTGTTCGAGGTGCGTCCGTTGCTGCGCGAACTGGTGCTGGCGCTGGTCGAACAGGAACGCCAGAGCGACCCCGCCTACTACACCGCCCTGGCCGAACTGACCGTGCAGGAGCTGCACCGCGCACGCCGCTCGCAGTTGCGCGTGTCGCTGCCCGACGGCGCCGACCGCCGCCTGCTGCACCTGTGCCAGGCGGTGATGGCCGCTCCGTCGCTGGCGATCTCCTTCGAGCAACACGCCGCCGATGCCGGCGCCAGCGTGCGCACCCTGTCGCGCCTGCTGCTGCGCGAGCTGGGCATGGGCTTCGCCGAGTGGCGCCGCCAGGTGCAGCTGGCCACGGCGGCGGCCGCGTTGATCCAGGGTGTGCCGGTCAGTCGTATCGCCCGCGAACTGGGCTATCAGCCGGCCAGCTTCAGTGACATGTTTCGCCGTGAACTGGGCATGACGCCCTCGGCCTACCGCGCCGGCAGCTGA
- a CDS encoding DUF1427 family protein: protein MHYLVSLLIGLAVGALYALLDVRSPAPPAIALVGLLGMQLGEQLLPAGRQVLGHWLG, encoded by the coding sequence ATGCACTACCTCGTTTCCCTGCTCATCGGCCTGGCCGTCGGCGCGCTCTATGCGCTGCTCGACGTGCGCTCACCGGCACCGCCCGCCATCGCCCTGGTCGGCCTGCTCGGCATGCAGCTGGGCGAGCAGTTGCTGCCCGCCGGCCGCCAGGTGCTCGGCCACTGGCTGGGCTGA
- a CDS encoding quinone oxidoreductase family protein → MQALQFSHTGDLAALRHVELPRPVPGADDVLVEVHAAGLNPSDVKNVLGRFPYTTLPRVPGRDFAGVVVEGPQHLLGQAVWGTGRGLGFSRDGSHAAYLTLPAAGVARKPAALGFSQAAALGVPYTTAWDALQRSQVGNGTRLLVIGGNGAVGHAAIALGRALGAEVLAAVRRPELHRKLLASGTPCLLLEQPERLGAQVREVFPEGAEVIFDTTGFWLPPAVAALADFGRIAIIAAPVDGQVQLPALALYRRGGSLVGVNSLLYDTLQCARMLEHFGAFFDEGRLPLPEGLLEIPLCQGVKAYEAVNAGSCEKIIFLPQAD, encoded by the coding sequence ATGCAGGCCCTGCAGTTTTCCCACACCGGCGACCTCGCCGCCCTCCGCCACGTCGAGCTGCCACGCCCAGTACCCGGCGCCGATGACGTGCTGGTCGAAGTGCACGCCGCCGGGCTCAACCCCAGCGACGTGAAGAACGTGCTCGGGCGCTTTCCCTACACCACCCTGCCGCGCGTGCCGGGCCGCGACTTCGCCGGCGTGGTCGTCGAAGGGCCGCAGCACCTGCTTGGCCAGGCGGTGTGGGGCACCGGTCGCGGCCTAGGCTTCAGCCGCGACGGCAGCCACGCCGCCTACCTGACCCTGCCCGCCGCCGGCGTCGCGCGCAAACCGGCGGCGCTCGGCTTCAGCCAGGCCGCCGCGCTCGGCGTGCCCTACACCACCGCCTGGGACGCCCTGCAGCGCAGCCAGGTCGGCAACGGCACGCGCCTGCTGGTGATCGGTGGCAACGGCGCCGTCGGCCACGCCGCCATCGCCCTGGGCAGGGCGCTCGGCGCCGAGGTACTGGCCGCCGTGCGGCGCCCCGAGCTGCACCGCAAACTGCTCGCCAGCGGCACGCCGTGCCTGCTGCTGGAGCAACCGGAGCGACTCGGCGCACAAGTGCGCGAGGTGTTTCCCGAGGGCGCCGAGGTGATCTTCGACACCACCGGTTTCTGGCTGCCGCCAGCCGTTGCCGCGCTGGCCGACTTCGGCCGCATCGCCATCATCGCCGCGCCGGTCGACGGCCAGGTGCAACTGCCAGCACTGGCCCTGTATCGCCGCGGCGGTTCGCTGGTCGGGGTCAACTCACTGCTCTACGACACCCTGCAGTGCGCGCGCATGCTCGAACACTTCGGCGCCTTCTTCGACGAAGGCCGCCTGCCGCTGCCCGAAGGGTTGCTCGAGATACCCCTGTGCCAGGGGGTGAAGGCCTACGAAGCGGTCAATGCCGGCAGCTGCGAGAAGATCATCTTCCTCCCGCAGGCCGACTAA